The DNA window TGTAGTTTGTTCTTACTACATGGAGCTATGCCTGCTCCACTAAAGCCATACATTAGTTGTTCCCATGATTTTAAGTCTTTGAGTGAAAAACCCATCGGTATTATAGTTTGCTTAAATAAGATGTTCAAGGATGCTCCGTCATCAATCATCACCCTTGATACCATTATGTTGGCTATTTGCACCTCAACAACTAAAGGATCATTATGAGGGTTCAAATTAATAAATGCCATCACTACAATAATGCAATCCAATAACTAATTAaatcaaattttataatatttagtaGTAGAaatgtaataatattttataattatatattagaagAGAGAAGGGAATTATAAGTTTACTGTTCAAAATATGTTACATTAATTTATTGGTATAACAGTACCCTATTTATGTgggttttaaaagaaaaaacccTATTTATATGTTACATGAATGATGCAGCTTAAAAGATGACGACATACATGGATTCAAATAAACGCCATAACTACACTAATATAATccaataattaatcaaattaacttttataatattcatatataattatttaataattatatattagaagAGAGATGGGAGTTATAGGTTTAACTAATCGTTTTCCAACTCATAAAGTACACCGTAGCTAGGCCAAgatattccttttttttttttttccctattcCACTGGTAGTGTTTGGTTTTGCTGCTTTATTTCCACCTTTATTCGGATTTCATAATATCCTGTTCATGCACATTGAAACAACCTAATTATCATTTTTGATGAATTTCTATTTTTAAGTGTTAAAGTAGTAGTGAGTAGTATGGCGTTTCGTtccattaatatataatatcaaCTAGTGGAAATGCGGAAACGAAATGttgtacaacataaaaataagacCACGTGATGAAATTCATTAATTTAAAAACATTGCTTAAATGTCCCAGTaaggttaattaattattgaagAATGCATTATTAATAATCATGCACTTTGTAGGGGAACATAATTGGCAGGTtgattttatacattttttttcagaATAAGTagaatttttgaaaagaaatgTGAGCTACAAGTACCTTCCATATTTACACTAAAATTGGCTTTAATACAACtgctacaaattaattatacctCGGTGAAAACGTAACACTTTCACATTTCCTAGTCTAAAGATAGGATGTAGGTACGTACTCCCCCAACAAAACTGCTCCAATTGTTTATGCattacatattaataatcaAAAGTAACatgtataaataattttagtcgCAAAGTCATGAAATTTTTTACGTATGCTCAAGGTCATAgttatattttgtataattttactgctatcaaaatattatatatacatgttcACAATAATTTATTCATAGAAGATGAAATGTAATGCTTAATGTATTCCATATTGTATAGGCATCATTCTGCTTAAGATGACGGTTGTGATTGATATACGGAGATTAGTATTACATCTTAAAAGTCAAAGATGGATCAAAGTTTGACTGTGAATATATAATGAGAGAACTCCAAAATGTATATATGATAATAGTAAAGAAAAAAgtcaaaaaatgataaaaaaaaaatcagctttAAAGAATGCTACAATACttctctatatttttttatataatatctaattaatatttgaattatattttattattttacattattattgtgtattttatatatactaaaaaaatatttgaatgaATGTATAGAACAAATGAAAAAACTAATATATATGATTTAATGTACAAAAATTaaaggtaaaataaaaaaaaaatagtaagatTAAAAAAAGAGTAAAGTAACTAATGTTAGTGTTGTAAGAGAAATTATAAAAGATACTTGGTGTGAAGAGATGGCATAACACTGTATGTATGTGtttaatgttatatatattgtgtattattattaagtattagtggtatttaatatttttttggatATATGTTAccttattataattagttattagCAATAgtctttaaatattattacattaatttatatatgatcTCATTCTTAATTGTATCACTAGTAATATTAACATTTTTCATACATAATATAatctacaatatatatatattagtcttattattattgtttggaaataaaatttcatatataagAGGAATGGGATATCACTCTCATTATTGGTTTTGagataaaatttcatatattttagcATCTTTCATTCCAAAGACGGGCCGCTCATGGAAGCGTGACAACATGCCAAATGAAGCATctctttgaaaaaaataattaattatataaacaaGCTTGTATAAGGTTTGATTAATATACAGACGCTGGTGATGATATGATCACTTATTCTCCAACTTTGGATATGAAGAGATTTTAAGAATCTTTCATATATCTTCATTAAGGCCCATTAAGGATTTTCATACCCTAATAAGCATCTCTACCCCTCTCTCTTATATTATCTTTACCTTATTATAACCTCACCaactctcttcctctctcacCCTTCCCCAAACAGTGGGGgcttgaaagaaagaaaaaaaaatacttgtgTCTAGAATTATTATTTGCTTTTACAAATGTTTCCAAATTTACATCGAAGCGAAGAGCTCTGCTTCCAGATTTCACCTAATCccccaaaaaagaaaacaaacttCTCAGAAGATCATATTCTTGATCATTATGAGGAGATCATCGCAAGCAGCAAAACCCCCATATCTTTGACTAAGAGTACAACTTTGGTGAACCATGATAGTGCTACTGTGACTCAGATTTTTAGTGACAACAAGAGCAAGGAGATGATGAAGCATAGAGACAATGAAAGGCAAAGAAGGCAAGAAATGGCTGCCCTTCATGCTTCTCTTAGATCCCTACTCCCGCTTGAACTAATCAAGGTGAAAAcgaattatatatattgttgatTTGATACTATATTATCTTCTTCCTAGCTAACATTACTTTAAGATTTTATCCTCTTATAATTCAATTAGTCAAAATTATCATATGGGTTTCTTAAATTATGtcttaaaaaatgaaaatacgATCTGTATAAACCGAGAGATAAGGCTCTAGTACTGTACCTAAATGAGATTaggtttataaaaatatatatcacaACTTGGTGGGAATATTTTATCAGGGAAAACGTTCTATTTCTGATCACATCAACGAGGGTGCAAATTACATAAAACAACTACAGATGAAAATCAAAGAGCTTGATGCGAAGAGAGATGCCTTGAAGAGGTACAATTACTTGTCTAATGGAAACATTATTATCGGGCCGAGCAGCACTACAGATAATGATCACCACGGCGGAGCCAGCAGCTCTAGTGTGCTGTGCCAAGATAACTTGATAAGAGTCCAACCTTGGAGTGGTGGACTTGAAATTGTGATCAGTAGTACCGGAGACGCTAGTGCCCTTCCCATGTCAAAGATTTTGCAAGTTATTCTTGAGGAAGGTCTTAGCGTTGTTAGCTGTATCTCCACCAAAGTTAATGGCATATTACTTCACACAATCAAAGCCGAGGTATTTGATAATTTGGATATTCATTCAGGTAGTATCAAATATCAATGTACATGTGCTATAACTAATTACTTCTTTTTGATGTTCCTTCACAGGCTCATTGTTGTCATATTGAATTACACTGCAGTGATAATTATCTTTCAGCGCTTtatcaaaaactaaaaaaaatgtgatCATTAATGATATTGGTCGTGATGATGATCCGTGAGTACTgtactatatataaataatttttcattatgttCTTTTCTATGGTCTCATAATTCTTGATTTCATACAGTGCTAGCTGTAACATATTCACATTTTTgtctttctatatatatatatatagtacaatACTACTCATCCTCAGAATGATATCTGAAGAAGTTATACATTGAAATGCATCACGAAAGATATGATATTATTGTAACCGCTTTAATATGTTTGTGCTGTAGAAATGAAAATAAGAAAGAAACTAGCTAATAGTGAAATGTAGTCCATTACAAAGCACAcacaatatttatacatatatatgtatatatatatactagtatacATATATGCATGACATTTTCTAGCAAAACCTTTGTAGATTTTATAGGAACCATAAAGATTTTAAAGGTAAGTAAACAAGCACTATGAATAATGTTTTTCAAGTAAGATAGGAGTACTACTTATTCAATGaagaatatgtatttatatatttatatgtatagctTGACTTATTTTGGCTGCTTCGTGAAAGGATAATTTGTAGACATTTATGGCACGTTTACTATACAGTAATCAGAATCGGAATAAATTAATAGAGAAATGTAacggaataaatgaaaaataatcggaatcaatatttgtaatatgttatttactaaaattttttagaaatggaatagttgtgatttattttgtttactttattaggaaacgtaatcggaatgcttaaattgactaaattgcccttttgagttaaactatattatatggtagttattttgcaagacatattttaaaggacaaaattgtcattatatatttaatattaaaaaataaaataaaaataataaaaatccattacccttaatggtattccttacaaaattggtgggagaagttctccctttcttttctcccttatttaattaacttctccctttcctaattttaataatacaaGTAAACAAATGTAAGGAATAATTACCTTACTATTGATTCCCATTAattattagtaaacatgccgttaatattgtataaataaatataggAGGATCCTTATATAGGACCTCCCGAAAAGATTCCGTCGTTGTGGTGTCTCGAAGCTAATATTAGGGTAACACATGAAAGTGGAAAGGTGTAAAACACTAGAACATAATATCTTCTTTCCTTTCTTACAATAaaaattcagttttttttttctctaaactGATGGAGCTATAACACATCTAACTAAAGCACAAATATATACAATTATGAATAtccataaaaaaaataccaaatttcaatccatcttctattaataagATGTACGATCTTTTCAACGAACCAAGACTTGTTAAATCTGATCATCACAGAtctcctttaattttttttctcaaactaaTGGAACAATAATAGTgatttgcttgtttttgttCTGTGGAGGATTATTAGTGCTCTCTCTTGGCTGTAgtttcattttttcttttctctcaatcttaaaaactaaataaataaattagaacaaaaaattaattaatcacCAAAAAGATTTCCTAACACAAAAATCAGACAGTGCTCCTTTATTTTGGCTGTCTACTTCTTTTTTTTCAATGAaaatttatcttattctcaaaaaacaaaaaaaataataataataaaaaaaatatctggaacaaaaaattacttactctaaacACAAGAAAAGAAATTTGGAACAAAAAATTACTTACCAAGAAAAGAAATCTAGAACGATTAACTTCATTCCatgctttttttttataaaaaaaaaaatcaaaaaaaatacaagaaaaaataataattcagtATTTTCCTGGtaacaaaaaaacaatttttacttaattaatgacGTGTCAAAAGTGTTGTTAGAAAACACTTCATAGATGAATGGGATTTTTTTTGACTCCCctatattaaaaaattcttatatacatataaacataaaacaatATAGTTAGCCTTCCATGATTAATGAAGTCAATTTTTGCTAACAAAAGTATCCACTCCAAAATATGTAtaatctatttatatatataggctaattaggatttttgccactgaactttgacatgtaccaaatcattcttctgaacttttaagatcgttaaaaatacccctaatctattgagattgttggattgaaggcattttttttctaattttagtaaaaaagtctaacatgggtGAAAGTTCAGGAaccatgatttagtacatgtcaaagttcgagtggCATGATtcagtagatatcaaagttcagggagcatggTTTATTTACTTATTGGTGGTAACTTGTAAGGATTCTGGTAGAAGCATTAATAGCATTGGTTATGCttgtttttctctttttccCACTTACTGCTTTGTGTTTGGTTTTTATTTTCAGGGTCTTCCTTAACCAACAGAGAAACACTAGCGGAGAAACAACTAACTTTATTTTCTTCTCAACATTGATTTTTTAAATAGTTGCTATTGCAGCCATGTATTTACATCCACATATTATATAGCTTATTCTATCTAGCAACTATTTTCAAGATTTAGTTTGATTGTTTAGGtttgttatgtatttttgtAGTGGTGAATAAACAAGTTTATAATTTATTGTAGAAtgatagtagtttttttttcaattatatttaataagtaaattattttaatttattgtaaatgatatttatattatgcttttaaattctttttgttgattttagtatttttttttaattttttaatccacTTTAAGTGTAAGTTTTAAACCGACACTAAAGGGAGTTTTAGTGCCGattttaaaacaataataaaactcaATAATGTCGGTTTGAAACCGACACTAAAGGAAAaacatatatgtatacattaagttctaagaaaaatatcctaatttcagctggtctaaaattaattatcaaattaattttcaacttaaatatatttttctacttaattaaatattagaaaatataaattagttataagaaatcactatctagaacatttcattaaactaaatgtggtttctaaattaattttcaaataatccaatgaaaaattaattatgttgctaattcaattttaattatgttaaactagtataattagcctaatacaattatttaaataatgcaaatgggccttcacaattgaggttgttcatgtgatggagggttgggttcagtatgtcgtacgcACTACTAATGACcactaactctcacacaaggcccaaaggagaagAATTTgacctttcattaaataattgttattcattgaataagcccaatactaattggccctaaataaaactatcatcgGTGatgttttattttagcaacctagtccatttacatatctagaaataaatgggcttcctatatgcatctaagcccaaaagaaaacatataggctcacacaggtcaaattgatttggatgggccttatcatgtttctaggtttacacagatgaaagaagtacaaaatttacatgttacaaattatttataggatctattgacaatttgactatgattaaaatcagatcattggatctgtcaacaaattaatcataacaatttagatcaaataaataataggtttgtaaaaaaaaaagtttttgaataaacaattaaataacaaGCAATGTCAATGTAACAAATTGTGAAATaggatattaatataattaaattattattttaactaaccgaccattttgaaaatttagggttgttaaaaacaacctaaaatatcttttcaaaatttaaaattcaaaaatgaaactaattttaaaatatctagtttatttgaattattttatcaaattaaattaaatatataataagatgaatgatttgaaaataaccaaatagatAATTTCAAgatcattttctaatcttataatttaatacaattaaaataataaaataaattaattttaaaatagatatggttagactattattattttaagaatacaataataaataaataataattgtcctaattatatgtcaaaatatctcaaattaagcattattcaaatttctacaaaaatatctaggttatttaaatatttaaaatactatttataaaattctaataagtaaaatgatataaaatagtatttttctaacttataatttttaaacaattaaatatttaactaaataaccaattttgaatttgaaaatattatggttagaatatctttaAAAAGATctaggttaattttaaatttattaattatttaatttatcttataaggtaattttaatataatattttaaattaaatgtataaagttatcttttaatttaaaatatggctaatattaaaatatttgatcttataattaaataatagataaatataaaagaaattaaaaaaaaaattaaatctaaccataattttaaaaaattaaattaaatttaaacctcaaaatatcaaagaattaataataatctattaaaaattaaatattattaatttaaaattgatatttaagtttaaatatattaaaaataatataaaaaattttgaaattagggtttgaaaattgcaaaaaatcaaaatttgttgaaaaataatcaacaaaaattagatttttgagtGGCTGCCCAGCAACATGCTGCCAGCAGCCCTTTACGGGCGTGCACGAGGGGTTCAATGGGCAGATCCACGCGCGGAAGACCTTGCATGCAGGGTGATGTGCGCGCGTGTCCCTTGTCCAAGATGCCAAGCTGACCGAGTTCAGATCAGATTTGTCTGAAGCATCCGCGCGAACAACCTCTTCTTGTCCGAGTGCGTGTGCGTGCGATGCTCGACCCTTGACACTCAATGGACCCCGATTTTCAAAACACCATAACTTACTCATTTTTCATCGGAATCGAGTTTCgtaaaaaaaattgcttaatttttcacaaggaatccaaataaaatattttcaaaacgaaaataaattattttcatggaaaaaattcgtatacattcatcaattaacacataaaccaacatgaacacatccaaatcaacacacaaataatattcatcattttaaatccatatttcatgaaagtaaatgatTACCATGGCTTTAAGGCCAGTTGTTcggaatattttaccagaatctagatttactaaaaagtatgttgaattaacatcctaaatatgaattctctaaaacaatgaaataaacacataagggtttaagaaaaccttacattaattgcagcagaatataatgactccttccgttcaagatctctagcccttgattcctttatgtagcagagcattatcaagatctgaacctggatctctttctctcctccgggtttggttaccaccgtcttactcactatgattgattacttgacttgctatgtgtgggcatggcactcattcACTCACGGTTAGAATATGGAAGAACGATGAAGGAGgtttgaaatcactaaggaaggaactctctcatctaggttggttgaatagtcaagttcgATATTAGTTTGACAAAGTGTCAAGTTGATGAGAttagagcatcatgttccttttatagtgtttcaactagggcttagggttgaattatatggattaaaaaagaataaaatattgggcaaacaTCAACTTAAGGTCGTACACTTTAAAGGACCAAACTCTatttagatttttgccactttattgcaaccacttattcttcttttcaataataccatattttccaattcaatcctataaatgccaaaactatttatttaataattataattattactaaataaaattttcatttatgtaatttattaattagaccatgcaaTGTCTCTTTATTAACAAATTGaacccaaaacctcttttcttcacaattaaacccttgcttagtgaaaattcttaaataagacatagtctaattttagaatgacaattgattaattaaaatcaattaactgagtctgcaagcagtattatctcaactaatgaggggaccatgggcctatataaccgagctttcaataagtagatctaaaattcaccaagtaaattctcaacttataaTTTCGCCttacgccactatagatttgaaattgaatagcactctcagttatatagaacgctctatatgtaccacgatagaGATACGTTATAATTATCCATTGTAAGAATCtgaatagtcaaggatcctctataaatgatctacactgaatagggataaatttaccgttctacccttcaatgtattttatccttaaaacacttagcaacctataaatgatacttcagtaaagtAATATAATTagtgaaatgaggcctcaatcatttatctctattcaaccaagctcgaagaaaattatcgtttcacttctaaatagaagctatagattccatatctatgatcagcgctcccactcaattgaactaccatgttcccaagatgtaagtatccaccagaatcaaaagttagcttccacgaacaacttaaagaacataaataatacaactaagctcAACCTAGcaatattaggattaagatcaatcattaatattgacttagaaagatataacggtaagtttatgatatcttatccaagatcaatatcggtcccttccaatgtaactccatacatccgatactagtaaactttgttaatgccctggaaaggacataacatttagccaaggtgtaagtataccttatcgctgattatcatgccagtctaaatctaatgaactaacaaatcatggaaattaaacttttgaacatataatcatgattatattccactgtggtgACGaccctataatcatgaacaaatatatacatatatttacatattttctaaacttaatagaatttatatattaaatataatcatgaaataaatcatgtgaaccatgcaacctaAAATGcagtttctgatctttattaattagtaaatctaattatattgaaatgagttttatttagggcacaaaacccaacagccagAGCCTAGTGCTTTCCATGTCAGGACCTCTAACAACCATGTCATTTTCACAAGTGATGGTTTTTCATTTTAGATAATAGATGCCATTCTTAAGTTCCCCTTCATGACAAATAATCATCCTCTCATGACCTTAAAAGAACTATCTATCTTTATAGTGTGACCTTTTTCAATCAATTCACCATTGGAAAGTGAATGTCTCTTTAAATCTAATACATACCTAACATCTTGAATTGTTTTGACCTGGTCATCATGCATCTTGAGCCTCACTGTTCCAATTCCTACAACTTTGCAGGCTTTGTTGTCACCCAATTGAACTGATCCACCATTTAATTTCTTGAAGCTGTCAAATAGTTCCCTTCTTGGTGTCATGTGCAATGAACACGCTGAATCAAGTATCCATGAGTCACTTGATTCTTGGCTAGACACAACCAAAACATCAACTGATTCATAGCCATCTATCACAACACCAGCATctcctctttctttgtttttgtCTCTTTGTAGTTTACCCTTTAATGTCCTGCATTCATCTTTGAAATGACCCTCTTTCTTGCAATAGTAGCACTAATTTCCCTGCCTTGGAATTGGACCTTGCTTTGTGTGATTGATTAGAGCCTTTGTACTATTTGCTTTTGTGATTCGATTTGTGAAAACCCCCTCTATTTTCCCTTGTTTCTTGTTTGCCTCTAACAAACAACCCATCACCATAGCCATTTGATCTATCTTTACttcttttctgaatttctttggAGTTAGACGGATTTCACCTCTGTCATGGTCAATGATTCATTCCCATAAATTATGGTGTTCACAAAGTGCGCCACTCTTTGGTAATGTATTAAGCAGTAAGATTCCTTGATCCTTTGTCCAAGATTATTCGATTGAATTCATCAAGATGCTTCCTTAGATCCTTTGTCTCATCCATTCTCATTGTGTACAGTTTCTTCTTTGGGTAAAGCTTGTTGGCCAATGACTTCTTCAGGTAAATTGAAGCCAACCTTTCCCATAGCCCCACTGCAGTGTCTTCACTTGACACTTCCTTGAGTACTTCATCTCCTAAACTCAATAATATGGGACTGTGTGCCTTAATATGAACTTCCTTCATCATCTTCTTGTCATCTCCAAAATCATTTGTGCGCAATTAAATTTATCAACTTCAAACCGAGTAATATTGGCTCCAATGTCGAGTCTGCTTACTATTGTAAGAGCGTGAATGCTAAGGTGACAAGTCTCTTTTGTGGATTCT is part of the Cannabis sativa cultivar Pink pepper isolate KNU-18-1 chromosome 5, ASM2916894v1, whole genome shotgun sequence genome and encodes:
- the LOC115717113 gene encoding transcription factor bHLH120; this encodes MFPNLHRSEELCFQISPNPPKKKTNFSEDHILDHYEEIIASSKTPISLTKSTTLVNHDSATVTQIFSDNKSKEMMKHRDNERQRRQEMAALHASLRSLLPLELIKGKRSISDHINEGANYIKQLQMKIKELDAKRDALKRYNYLSNGNIIIGPSSTTDNDHHGGASSSSVLCQDNLIRVQPWSGGLEIVISSTGDASALPMSKILQVILEEGLSVVSCISTKVNGILLHTIKAEAHCCHIELHCSDNYLSALYQKLKKM